From a region of the Castanea sativa cultivar Marrone di Chiusa Pesio chromosome 10, ASM4071231v1 genome:
- the LOC142611897 gene encoding uncharacterized protein LOC142611897, with protein MNFVSSTKALIQKFKDEEWENLIQKFKDEEWENLLTTVKSFCEARDIDVPDMNARYVERGGLARYQQDDFTIENHYWVDIFYAVIDSILQELNHQLSKHAVELLNLSSPLDPKEARESFRSIDILLLVSKFYSKDFTDQEMTLLKAEVDHYEHNVVRHPDFKKLSMEIAAKCGTESIIDDFQNLKERQVPF; from the exons ATGAATTTTGTTTCATCTACTAAAGCACTTattcaaaaattcaaagatGAAGAGtgggaaaatttaattcaaaaattcaaagatGAAGAGTGGGAAAATTTACTTACCACTGTGAAATCATTTTGTGAGGCACGTGACATAGATGTCCCAGATATGAATGCTCGTTATGTTGAGAGAGGAGGTCTAGCTCGTTATCAACAAGATGACTTCACAATTGAGAATCATTATTGGGTAGATATTTTTTATGCTGTGATAGATTCTATATTACAAGAATTAAATCATCAATTAAGTAAGCATGCGGTAGAATTGCTTAATCTTAGTTCACCTCTTGATCCTAAAGAGGCACGTGAGTCTTTTAGAAGTATAGACATTTTGTTGTTAGTAAGCAAATTTTATTCGAAAGACTTCACAGATCAAGAAATGACACTTTTAAAGGCAGAAGTTGATCATTATGAGCACAATGTAGTCCGGCATCCGGACTTCAAGAAGCTATCAATG GAGATTGCTGCAAAATGTGGTACAGAATCAATCATAGACGACTTTCAAAACTTAAAAGAGCGTCAAGTTCCattttga